The Nitrospira sp. CR1.1 genome segment GAACAGGTCTGACAGGCCAAACAGCGATTGATGTTGAACACAAAGGCAAACTGCCACTTCGGATGCCGCTCCTCGTAGGGATACAGCATCTTCCGTCCCAGTTGCCAGTTATAGACTTCTGGCATT includes the following:
- a CDS encoding dehydrogenase — its product is MPEVYNWQLGRKMLYPYEERHPKWQFAFVFNINRCLACQTCS